The following proteins are encoded in a genomic region of Pikeienuella piscinae:
- a CDS encoding HpcH/HpaI aldolase/citrate lyase family protein, with protein sequence MPVSARPRRSVLYIPGCRARALEKARRLAADALIFDLEDAAPPEEKENARTLVADAVSEGGYGARELIVRINGLDTEWGAADLATAAVAGPDAILIPKVESPEMIAAVAAGMSAAPAKTAIWAMMETPRGVLSAAAIAASHPRLVCLVMGTNDLVKELRATHVPGRAPVAAALGHCLLAARAEGLVAIDGVCNAFRDETLLREECEAGRAMGFDGKTLIHPGQIAIANEVFGPSAEALAEAKEQLAAYEATVAKGGGVAVVNGRIVENLHVETARRLLAEAEAIRRLEDGAN encoded by the coding sequence ATGCCCGTCAGCGCCCGCCCCCGCCGCTCCGTGCTCTATATTCCGGGATGCCGCGCTCGCGCATTGGAGAAGGCGCGCCGCCTCGCCGCCGACGCGCTTATTTTCGATCTCGAAGACGCGGCTCCGCCGGAAGAGAAGGAAAACGCGCGCACCCTCGTCGCCGACGCGGTGAGCGAGGGCGGCTACGGCGCGCGCGAGCTTATCGTCAGGATCAACGGACTCGACACCGAATGGGGAGCGGCCGATCTCGCGACCGCGGCGGTGGCCGGGCCCGACGCGATCCTCATCCCGAAGGTCGAGAGCCCGGAGATGATCGCGGCGGTCGCCGCCGGCATGAGCGCGGCCCCGGCGAAAACTGCGATCTGGGCAATGATGGAGACGCCGAGAGGCGTCCTCTCGGCGGCCGCCATCGCCGCTTCACATCCACGCCTGGTCTGCCTGGTGATGGGAACGAACGATCTGGTGAAGGAATTGCGCGCCACCCATGTCCCAGGGCGCGCGCCGGTCGCGGCGGCGCTCGGGCACTGCCTGCTGGCGGCGCGGGCGGAGGGGCTGGTGGCGATCGACGGGGTCTGCAACGCCTTTCGCGACGAGACGCTGCTTCGCGAAGAATGCGAGGCGGGGCGAGCGATGGGGTTCGACGGCAAGACGCTGATCCACCCGGGGCAGATCGCCATCGCCAATGAGGTGTTCGGCCCATCTGCGGAGGCGCTTGCCGAAGCGAAGGAACAGCTCGCGGCCTATGAGGCGACTGTCGCGAAGGGCGGCGGCGTCGCCGTCGTCAACGGCCGTATCGTCGAAAACCTGCATGTCGAGACCGCGCGCCGGCTGCTCGCGGAGGCCGAAGCGATCCGGCGGCTTGAAGACGGCGCGAACTGA
- a CDS encoding NnrU family protein encodes MLTLALGFSLWSATHFLPSALPGLREWLIDAIGPQAYRGAFSLIVALSLVLIVWGFRAAPFIPVYDPPAWGIHVNNVLMLFAVYLFGVGGAKGWLATKIRHPMLTGALVWSAAHLLANGDQASILLFGGMALWAIGMIWMINRRVGAWAPRKSAGTAAEIRLVLITILIYAVIAFTHGWLLGVRPFPG; translated from the coding sequence ATGTTGACGCTCGCGCTCGGATTTTCGCTGTGGTCAGCGACGCATTTCCTGCCCTCGGCGCTGCCCGGTCTGCGCGAATGGCTGATCGACGCGATCGGGCCGCAAGCCTATCGCGGCGCGTTCTCGCTGATCGTCGCGCTTTCTCTCGTGCTCATCGTCTGGGGCTTTCGCGCCGCGCCTTTCATTCCGGTCTACGATCCGCCTGCGTGGGGCATCCATGTCAACAACGTCCTGATGCTTTTCGCCGTCTATCTGTTCGGCGTCGGCGGCGCGAAAGGGTGGCTGGCGACGAAAATACGGCATCCGATGCTGACCGGGGCGCTGGTCTGGTCGGCGGCGCACCTTCTCGCGAACGGCGATCAGGCGTCGATCCTGCTCTTCGGCGGCATGGCGCTCTGGGCTATCGGCATGATCTGGATGATCAACCGGCGGGTCGGCGCCTGGGCGCCGCGAAAGTCCGCCGGAACGGCGGCGGAAATCCGGCTGGTCCTGATCACCATCCTGATCTACGCCGTGATCGCCTTCACGCATGGCTGGCTCCTCGGGGTCAGGCCGTTTCCGGGATAA
- a CDS encoding sulfite exporter TauE/SafE family protein: protein MPEADLSLWAAAVAAVLLSGISKGGFGGGLGFVATPLLALAVPPATAAAIMLPILIMIDQVGVATYWRKWSWGAVWPALIAAAFGIGLGVLAFGAVSPNLLRLGLGAIAIIFLVFQLAQKLGWTPEVAGPRGPRATLWGAVAGFTSTISHAGGPPITIYLLAERLEKTAYQASSVLIFWAVNLMKLGPYAALGVLDLSSLSMSLTLAPAAVAGVVLGVWAHKRVPERIYFRGVAVLLGLTGMRLLWDGALGILG from the coding sequence ATGCCGGAGGCTGATCTTTCCCTATGGGCCGCAGCGGTGGCCGCAGTTCTGCTATCCGGAATCTCCAAGGGCGGATTCGGCGGCGGGCTCGGCTTCGTCGCGACGCCGCTTCTCGCGCTCGCCGTGCCGCCGGCGACGGCGGCGGCGATCATGCTGCCGATCCTGATCATGATCGACCAGGTCGGCGTGGCGACTTATTGGCGAAAATGGTCATGGGGAGCGGTATGGCCGGCGCTGATCGCGGCGGCGTTCGGCATCGGGCTCGGCGTTCTCGCCTTTGGCGCCGTCTCGCCGAATCTGCTGCGACTCGGCCTCGGAGCGATCGCAATCATCTTCCTCGTCTTCCAGTTGGCGCAAAAACTGGGCTGGACGCCCGAAGTTGCGGGCCCCAGGGGGCCGCGGGCGACGCTCTGGGGGGCTGTGGCCGGCTTCACTTCGACGATCAGCCACGCCGGCGGGCCGCCGATCACCATCTATCTCCTGGCCGAACGGCTGGAGAAGACAGCCTATCAGGCCTCCAGCGTGCTCATCTTCTGGGCGGTGAACCTGATGAAGCTCGGCCCCTACGCCGCGCTCGGCGTTCTCGACCTCTCATCGCTTTCGATGTCGCTGACCCTCGCGCCCGCGGCGGTGGCCGGCGTCGTTCTGGGCGTCTGGGCGCACAAGCGCGTGCCGGAACGGATCTACTTTCGGGGCGTAGCGGTCCTGCTGGGACTCACCGGGATGAGGTTGCTCTGGGACGGCGCTCTCGGGATTCTCGGTTAG
- a CDS encoding DUF1737 domain-containing protein: protein MLAYRLLTEDDTSAFCHKVTAALAAGWSLQGQPVYAFDAARGVMRCGQAVVKEVEGEYDPSMKLGAL from the coding sequence ATGCTCGCATATCGATTGCTGACCGAGGACGACACATCCGCCTTCTGCCACAAGGTCACGGCCGCGCTCGCCGCCGGCTGGTCGCTGCAGGGCCAGCCGGTCTACGCCTTCGACGCGGCGCGCGGCGTCATGCGCTGCGGTCAGGCGGTGGTGAAGGAGGTGGAGGGCGAATACGACCCTTCGATGAAGCTCGGCGCGCTCTAA
- the sdhD gene encoding succinate dehydrogenase, hydrophobic membrane anchor protein, with the protein MSYLTDRARATGLGSAKDGTGHFWSQRITAIALVPLGLLFVFPFAIALGDGYEAVRALYGAPYHAIVAGLFIVVAFNHLRLGIQVVVEDYVHGGARTVILVLNTLFCALFAFGGLFAVARIAFAG; encoded by the coding sequence ATGAGCTATCTGACCGACCGCGCCCGCGCCACCGGCCTCGGCTCCGCCAAGGACGGGACCGGGCATTTCTGGAGCCAGCGTATCACGGCCATCGCGCTCGTCCCGCTCGGGCTCCTGTTCGTCTTTCCTTTCGCGATCGCGCTTGGCGACGGTTACGAAGCCGTGCGCGCGCTATACGGCGCGCCCTATCACGCCATCGTCGCCGGACTTTTCATCGTCGTCGCGTTCAATCACCTGCGCCTCGGGATCCAGGTGGTGGTCGAGGATTATGTTCATGGCGGCGCACGCACGGTCATTCTCGTGCTGAACACGCTCTTTTGCGCGCTTTTCGCGTTTGGCGGGCTCTTCGCCGTCGCCAGGATCGCATTCGCGGGTTGA
- a CDS encoding MaoC family dehydratase, whose protein sequence is MTKTSSGNFFEDFRLGQVIRHAAPRTVTLGDRALYGALYPSRFALSSSDIFAESCGLSPAPVEELVGFHIAFGKTVPDISLNAVANLGYAECRFHRPVAPGDTISASSRVIGLKENSNGKTGIVWVRSTATNQRAETIIDWARWVMVRKNRIGAEAPATTVPKLAEAVAPANLIVPPGLDFTGYDFDASGERHCWGDYAIGEKIDHVDGVTLEEAEHMMATRLWQNTAKVHFNVEARGDEARLVYGGHIISLARALSFNGLANVAPIAAINAGAHAAPAHAGDTVYAWSEVLDKAETAAPGIGALRLRLVATKGRDDGLTLRSEDGRYAPGVLLDLDYWAFCPL, encoded by the coding sequence ATGACCAAGACCAGCAGCGGCAATTTCTTCGAGGATTTCCGCCTCGGTCAGGTCATCCGGCACGCCGCGCCGCGCACGGTGACCCTTGGCGACCGCGCGCTTTACGGCGCGCTCTATCCCAGCCGTTTCGCGCTCTCGTCCTCCGACATCTTCGCCGAAAGCTGCGGCCTCTCTCCCGCACCGGTCGAGGAGCTGGTCGGCTTTCACATCGCCTTCGGCAAGACCGTGCCGGACATCTCGCTGAACGCCGTCGCGAATCTCGGCTACGCCGAATGCCGCTTCCACCGCCCGGTGGCTCCCGGAGACACGATCAGCGCATCATCCAGGGTCATCGGCCTGAAGGAGAACTCGAACGGAAAGACCGGCATCGTCTGGGTCCGTTCGACCGCGACGAACCAGCGCGCCGAGACGATCATCGACTGGGCGCGCTGGGTGATGGTGCGAAAGAACCGGATCGGCGCCGAAGCGCCCGCGACGACGGTCCCGAAACTGGCGGAGGCGGTGGCGCCCGCCAATCTGATCGTTCCGCCGGGACTCGATTTCACCGGCTACGATTTCGATGCCTCGGGCGAACGGCATTGCTGGGGGGATTACGCGATCGGCGAGAAGATCGACCATGTCGATGGCGTCACGCTGGAGGAAGCCGAGCACATGATGGCGACCCGGCTCTGGCAAAACACCGCCAAGGTCCACTTCAATGTCGAGGCCCGCGGCGACGAGGCGCGACTGGTCTATGGCGGACACATCATCAGCCTCGCGCGCGCGCTGTCTTTCAACGGCCTCGCCAATGTCGCTCCGATCGCGGCGATCAACGCCGGCGCGCACGCCGCCCCGGCCCATGCCGGCGACACCGTCTACGCGTGGTCGGAAGTTCTCGACAAGGCGGAGACGGCGGCGCCCGGCATCGGCGCGCTCCGACTGCGACTGGTGGCCACAAAAGGGCGGGACGACGGGCTGACGCTGAGGAGCGAGGACGGACGCTACGCGCCCGGCGTCCTCCTCGATCTTGACTACTGGGCCTTCTGCCCACTCTGA
- the sdhC gene encoding succinate dehydrogenase, cytochrome b556 subunit: MASTTGGKRPLSPHLTIYRPQITSILSIFHRAAGCFMALSMALVVWWFLAAASGPDYFAFIDGLLTSWIGALIMLGSAAAFFYHLCNGIRHMWWDIGNGFELNQATRSGIAVLIGAGALTLIILFVAL; this comes from the coding sequence ATGGCGAGCACGACCGGGGGCAAACGCCCGCTTTCACCGCATCTGACGATCTACCGACCTCAGATCACTTCGATCCTTTCAATCTTTCATCGCGCCGCCGGCTGTTTCATGGCGCTTTCGATGGCGCTGGTGGTCTGGTGGTTCCTGGCGGCCGCGAGCGGCCCGGATTATTTCGCCTTCATCGACGGGCTGCTGACGAGTTGGATCGGCGCGCTGATCATGCTCGGCTCGGCTGCGGCGTTTTTCTACCATCTTTGCAACGGCATCAGACACATGTGGTGGGACATCGGCAACGGCTTCGAACTGAACCAGGCGACGCGCTCCGGAATCGCCGTTCTGATCGGCGCCGGCGCGTTGACCCTCATCATTCTCTTCGTAGCGCTGTGA